One Candidatus Ornithobacterium hominis genomic region harbors:
- the purB gene encoding adenylosuccinate lyase, protein MNSNVYQNPLETRYASSEMLYNFSPDKKFGSWRKLWIALAEIQKELGLDISQEQIDALKDNAENIDYEKAAAYEKKFRHDVMAHVHTFGDLAPAAKAIIHLGATSAFVGDNTDLIQLRDGMQIVKQKLLNVMASLAKFAREYKDLPCLGFTHYQPAQLTTVGKRATLWLQSVLLDFEELEFRLSTLRFRGVKGTTGTAASFKELFNGDYAKVKALDQKLSERFAFSNVFGVTGQTYDRKIDAEIMALLSNIAQSAHKFSNDIRLLQNLKEIEEPFEKNQIGSSAMAYKRNPMRCERIAALAKFVLTVARGSDLVASTQWFERTLDDSANKRLTIPQAFLAVDSILGIWMNVLDGLVVYKKMIAKHIEEELPFMATEYMIMEGVKNGGDRQDLHEIIRKHSMEAAKQVKLNGEKNDLVERIVADENFPIDKEKMLTLLDPKNFIGFAPEQTEEFLANEIQPILDQYQDLLGMDFKLKV, encoded by the coding sequence ATGAATTCAAACGTATATCAAAATCCTTTAGAAACCAGGTACGCATCTTCTGAAATGCTCTATAATTTCTCTCCCGATAAAAAATTTGGGAGCTGGAGGAAATTATGGATTGCTTTGGCTGAAATTCAAAAAGAACTGGGTTTAGACATCTCACAAGAGCAAATTGATGCACTAAAAGATAATGCAGAAAACATTGATTATGAGAAAGCTGCCGCTTACGAAAAAAAATTTCGCCACGATGTAATGGCTCACGTTCATACCTTTGGTGATTTAGCTCCTGCGGCTAAAGCCATCATCCATTTGGGGGCGACTTCAGCCTTTGTGGGGGATAATACAGATTTGATCCAGCTCCGTGATGGGATGCAAATAGTAAAGCAAAAATTACTAAATGTAATGGCCAGTTTAGCCAAATTTGCCCGGGAATACAAAGATTTACCATGCTTGGGCTTTACGCATTATCAGCCAGCACAGCTCACCACCGTGGGCAAGCGTGCCACATTGTGGCTGCAAAGTGTTTTGCTTGATTTTGAAGAATTAGAATTCCGATTGAGCACGCTTCGCTTCCGTGGGGTGAAGGGAACTACAGGAACAGCGGCTAGCTTCAAAGAGCTTTTTAACGGCGACTATGCCAAAGTGAAGGCTTTGGACCAAAAGTTATCTGAACGTTTTGCCTTTAGCAATGTTTTTGGCGTAACGGGGCAGACTTATGATAGAAAAATTGATGCAGAAATCATGGCCTTGCTTTCTAACATTGCACAATCGGCTCATAAATTCTCAAATGATATTCGTTTGCTTCAAAATTTGAAAGAAATTGAAGAGCCTTTTGAGAAAAATCAAATCGGTTCCTCAGCAATGGCTTATAAACGAAATCCTATGCGTTGTGAACGCATAGCCGCTTTGGCTAAATTTGTATTGACAGTGGCTCGCGGTTCTGATTTAGTAGCTTCCACACAATGGTTTGAGCGTACGTTAGACGATTCTGCTAATAAAAGATTGACGATACCGCAGGCGTTTTTGGCGGTGGATTCCATTTTGGGAATTTGGATGAATGTTCTTGACGGGCTGGTGGTTTATAAAAAAATGATTGCTAAACACATCGAAGAAGAATTGCCCTTTATGGCAACGGAATATATGATTATGGAGGGCGTAAAAAACGGTGGCGACCGACAAGATTTGCACGAAATCATCCGTAAACACTCGATGGAAGCAGCGAAACAAGTGAAATTAAATGGTGAGAAAAATGATTTGGTAGAAAGAATTGTGGCTGATGAAAACTTCCCGATTGATAAGGAAAAAATGTTGACTTTGCTCGACCCTAAAAATTTCATCGGTTTTGCCCCTGAACAGACAGAAGAATTTTTGGCTAATGAGATTCAACCGATTTTAGACCAATACCAGGATTTGCTGGGAATGGATTTTAAGCTAAAAGTTTAG
- a CDS encoding adenylosuccinate synthase, which produces MATFVVVGLQWGDEGKGKITDVLSAKSDYVVRFQGGNNAGHTVYVGENKFVLHLLPSGVLQCPGKCIIGNGVVVDPKAFIQEISSIEEKGLSTNHVFISRRAHIIMPYHILYDTYREEAAGNLSIGTTKRGIGPCYEDKVARTGIRAIDLLNPEVLKQKLQKNVEIKNAIFEKLYGKNPIDFQSIYDEYLAIGEQLKDRIVDTELELNQAIDNGKNVLFEGAQALMLDIDFGTYPYVTSSSPTTGGVCVGAGVPPTKLQNLIGVAKAYCTRVGNGPFVTELFDETGRKIREVGHEFGATTGRPRRCGWLDLVALRHACMINGITHLVITKLDVLSGLGKIKVCTAYKTEDGETIDYFTSSTTKLALYKPVYEELDGWEEDITKINSFDELPENAQKYIQFIEKYLGIEVYLVSVGPDRSQNIIRKELF; this is translated from the coding sequence ATGGCAACATTTGTAGTGGTCGGTCTCCAATGGGGCGACGAAGGAAAAGGGAAAATCACTGATGTTTTATCTGCTAAATCCGATTACGTCGTACGTTTTCAGGGCGGAAACAATGCTGGGCACACAGTGTACGTGGGCGAAAATAAATTTGTTTTACATCTTCTACCGTCTGGTGTTTTACAATGCCCTGGGAAGTGTATTATAGGCAATGGCGTAGTCGTAGACCCCAAAGCATTCATCCAAGAAATTTCTTCCATTGAGGAAAAAGGTCTTTCTACCAACCACGTATTCATCAGTCGCCGTGCACACATCATTATGCCTTACCACATTTTGTACGACACTTATCGTGAAGAGGCTGCCGGAAACCTTTCTATCGGGACGACGAAGAGAGGCATTGGACCTTGCTACGAAGATAAGGTTGCTCGCACGGGCATTCGTGCCATAGACTTGCTTAACCCTGAAGTTTTAAAGCAAAAACTTCAGAAAAACGTTGAGATAAAGAATGCTATCTTCGAGAAACTCTACGGCAAAAATCCCATTGATTTCCAAAGCATTTATGATGAATATTTAGCTATTGGCGAGCAACTCAAAGACCGCATCGTTGATACTGAATTGGAATTAAACCAAGCCATCGATAATGGGAAAAATGTATTATTTGAAGGTGCCCAAGCACTGATGCTCGACATCGATTTTGGGACTTATCCTTACGTTACCTCATCATCTCCGACGACGGGTGGAGTCTGTGTCGGCGCAGGTGTGCCTCCTACTAAATTGCAAAACCTCATCGGGGTAGCCAAAGCCTATTGCACACGAGTGGGGAACGGACCATTCGTCACAGAATTATTTGACGAAACTGGCAGGAAAATCAGAGAAGTGGGGCATGAATTTGGCGCTACCACTGGCCGGCCAAGACGTTGTGGCTGGCTAGATTTAGTTGCGCTTCGCCATGCTTGTATGATTAACGGAATCACTCATTTAGTTATCACAAAATTAGACGTTCTCAGCGGGTTGGGTAAAATTAAAGTTTGTACCGCCTACAAAACCGAAGACGGTGAAACCATCGACTATTTCACTTCTTCTACAACCAAACTTGCCTTGTACAAACCCGTTTATGAAGAATTAGATGGCTGGGAAGAAGATATTACCAAAATCAATAGTTTTGACGAATTACCAGAAAACGCCCAAAAATATATTCAATTCATAGAGAAATATTTAGGCATCGAAGTTTATTTGGTTTCCGTCGGCCCAGACCGAAGTCAAAATATTATTCGTAAAGAACTTTTTTAA
- a CDS encoding CvpA family protein, giving the protein MSILDLILSIFLFLGLFNGFRKGLTSQLAGLISVLILLMFGGAIAKILKNFLLENQVVSEAWIGIVSYGLTGVLVFLSLSIVAKLLNGIIKSIGLGILEKIGGAGLGFIKVFFIMTLFFYFFFPVNSKLGIIPQNSLNESFILNFVKINIDKIHQFWTYQL; this is encoded by the coding sequence TTGAGCATATTAGATTTAATTTTAAGCATTTTTTTATTTCTAGGCTTGTTCAATGGCTTTAGGAAAGGCTTAACATCTCAGCTAGCGGGCTTGATTTCTGTACTGATTTTGCTCATGTTTGGTGGGGCAATAGCGAAAATTTTAAAAAACTTTTTGCTAGAAAATCAAGTTGTATCAGAAGCCTGGATCGGTATTGTAAGCTACGGACTCACAGGAGTTTTAGTATTTCTATCTCTGAGTATTGTTGCCAAATTATTAAATGGAATTATAAAGAGTATTGGGCTGGGAATTTTAGAAAAAATAGGCGGAGCGGGATTGGGTTTCATCAAAGTGTTTTTCATCATGACTTTATTTTTTTATTTCTTCTTTCCAGTTAATTCTAAACTAGGAATAATCCCGCAGAATAGTTTGAATGAAAGCTTTATTTTAAATTTTGTAAAAATAAATATTGACAAAATTCATCAATTTTGGACGTATCAACTTTAA
- a CDS encoding AAA family ATPase — MKILKIHFKNIHSLEGEHEIDFTQKPFAQSHLFAITGATGSGKSTILDVIPLALYNKIPRLESAISKNLMLKNGAILTRGQREAFARVTYACKKGIFTTEWHVRVADNGNLQDHEMFLYDAEGKPITQKKSEVPAKNEELIGLNYEQFIKSVMLAQGEFSRFLKVKKEERSALLEQITGTAIYRRLGQAAYEKFKGLKNLMEESEHRVTDLKTKLLTPEEIQKIQTQEKELKEIQKSLTNELKELELNLESFSQWEIQKNQITELTKREEKAQQNLENFHLTEGEKLIWHEKTNAFGDELFDWNAKKKDLQGYQSEIDLKTKEKISAEKRVHETIYAVQNWVKIPNLESEEIDFALSDFYQKIKKWEDERNKKLSLYKELKAAVSAELRVLNLSFESTKSTHLKQKWSEIEQFFKPLKIQEISKKDFLAQKERLQEAIEKIQSAEKKALEIIQFEQNNTEKKDKLRRWNEEKLDLSPRLRELKNFLSLQKLNVEKLELEIQNRELQKTLADYRADLEENKPCPLCGSVHHPWANKAVEKTDELHKKFKEEKKLLENRQEEKFKLETDFSSLEKNITALEKEVLENERELQLLIQIFRKESAEFHWNSDFSTLISEKKKALKNWENYYENLMEKKALETVLPLYERLDKITQEGLDLKKKIDEATHGADLYETTQFLQKKWQEAKSNLRNAEQNLEDLNAIRDEKEKIFQGLEKKLENQVSRLGFDSISSAFGKRLDAEVVKSLNERKSNMVQSFENLKLEKNLLKKSFDVLDSQLKNLDFEQSLLARKETAAKLESNEVLLKEFFAQQRQQQIYETEILLLNEKIAVENKKIRYWRMLNELIGDARGKRFNDFAQDLTLSQLLHLANKRLVQLKSRYWLTQPEANEDDGLMAIDQDMGNQRRSVKTLSGGETFILSLALALGLSDLAAHNVRIETLFIDEGFGTLDPEILDKTMDTLERLQQENQRMIGIISHVEMLKERISTQIQIKQNGNGMSDIEVVG, encoded by the coding sequence ATGAAAATTTTAAAAATTCATTTCAAAAACATCCATTCGCTAGAAGGCGAGCATGAGATTGACTTCACTCAAAAACCATTTGCACAGAGTCATTTATTTGCCATCACAGGTGCTACTGGTAGCGGGAAAAGCACAATTCTTGATGTGATTCCCTTAGCTTTGTATAACAAAATTCCTCGACTGGAATCCGCTATTTCTAAAAATTTAATGCTGAAGAATGGTGCCATCCTCACGCGTGGGCAAAGAGAGGCCTTCGCTCGGGTGACTTATGCTTGCAAAAAGGGAATCTTCACAACGGAATGGCACGTGAGAGTTGCCGATAATGGGAATTTACAAGACCACGAAATGTTCTTGTATGATGCTGAAGGAAAACCCATTACGCAAAAAAAATCAGAAGTTCCAGCCAAAAACGAAGAACTCATTGGGTTAAATTACGAACAATTCATCAAATCAGTGATGCTGGCACAGGGCGAGTTCAGCCGATTTCTCAAAGTTAAAAAAGAAGAAAGAAGTGCACTGCTAGAACAAATCACAGGTACGGCAATTTACCGAAGATTGGGGCAAGCTGCTTACGAAAAATTTAAAGGCCTTAAAAATCTAATGGAAGAATCAGAACATAGAGTTACTGACCTGAAAACTAAACTTTTAACTCCAGAGGAAATTCAGAAAATTCAAACTCAGGAAAAAGAACTGAAGGAGATTCAAAAAAGTTTAACTAATGAGCTGAAAGAATTAGAATTGAATTTAGAGTCTTTTTCTCAATGGGAAATTCAAAAAAATCAAATTACCGAACTGACTAAACGGGAAGAAAAAGCTCAACAAAATTTAGAAAATTTTCATCTAACTGAGGGCGAAAAATTGATTTGGCATGAAAAAACCAATGCTTTTGGCGATGAACTCTTTGATTGGAATGCTAAAAAAAAGGATTTGCAAGGCTACCAATCTGAAATCGATTTAAAAACTAAAGAGAAAATCTCTGCTGAGAAGCGAGTTCATGAAACGATATATGCGGTGCAAAATTGGGTGAAAATTCCAAATTTGGAATCAGAAGAAATTGATTTTGCTTTATCTGATTTCTATCAAAAAATTAAAAAGTGGGAAGATGAACGTAATAAAAAACTTTCGCTCTATAAAGAGCTGAAAGCTGCTGTTTCCGCTGAATTGAGGGTTTTGAATTTGTCTTTTGAGTCGACAAAATCAACTCATTTGAAACAAAAATGGAGTGAAATCGAGCAATTTTTTAAGCCTTTAAAAATTCAAGAAATTTCTAAAAAAGATTTTTTGGCTCAAAAAGAGCGATTGCAAGAAGCGATTGAAAAAATACAATCGGCAGAAAAAAAAGCGCTGGAAATCATTCAGTTTGAGCAAAATAATACTGAAAAAAAGGATAAACTTCGGCGCTGGAATGAAGAAAAACTTGATTTATCTCCTCGACTGAGAGAATTAAAGAATTTTTTAAGCCTTCAAAAATTAAATGTAGAAAAATTAGAATTGGAGATTCAAAACCGAGAGCTGCAAAAGACTTTAGCTGACTACCGAGCTGATTTAGAGGAGAATAAACCTTGCCCACTTTGTGGCTCCGTTCATCATCCTTGGGCAAATAAAGCTGTAGAAAAAACGGATGAACTGCACAAGAAATTTAAGGAGGAAAAAAAGCTTCTGGAGAATCGACAAGAAGAAAAATTTAAATTGGAAACAGATTTTTCAAGCCTTGAAAAAAATATCACTGCTCTTGAAAAAGAGGTTTTAGAAAATGAAAGAGAATTACAACTTTTAATTCAAATTTTCCGAAAAGAATCGGCTGAATTTCATTGGAATTCAGATTTTTCAACATTAATTTCAGAAAAAAAGAAAGCCTTAAAAAATTGGGAAAATTACTATGAAAATTTAATGGAAAAAAAAGCGCTGGAGACTGTGTTGCCTCTCTATGAGCGTTTAGATAAAATCACACAAGAGGGGCTGGATTTGAAGAAAAAAATTGATGAGGCAACTCATGGTGCTGATTTGTATGAAACGACGCAATTTTTGCAAAAAAAATGGCAAGAAGCTAAAAGTAACTTGCGAAATGCTGAGCAAAATTTGGAAGATTTGAATGCAATAAGGGATGAAAAAGAGAAAATTTTTCAAGGCTTGGAAAAAAAACTTGAAAACCAAGTTAGCCGTTTGGGCTTTGATTCTATTTCTTCTGCTTTTGGCAAACGGCTAGACGCTGAGGTAGTGAAAAGTTTAAATGAAAGAAAATCTAATATGGTTCAATCTTTTGAAAATCTGAAGCTTGAAAAAAATCTTTTGAAAAAGAGTTTTGATGTTCTCGATTCTCAATTAAAAAATTTAGACTTTGAGCAATCTCTGCTTGCAAGAAAAGAAACTGCTGCGAAGCTGGAATCTAATGAGGTGCTTCTCAAAGAGTTTTTTGCTCAGCAACGTCAACAGCAGATTTATGAAACTGAAATTTTATTGCTAAACGAAAAAATTGCGGTAGAGAATAAAAAAATTCGCTATTGGCGGATGCTCAATGAATTAATTGGTGATGCAAGGGGTAAAAGGTTTAATGATTTTGCACAGGATTTGACTTTGAGCCAGCTGTTGCATTTGGCCAATAAACGTCTCGTCCAATTAAAATCTCGCTATTGGCTAACTCAGCCAGAGGCCAACGAAGATGATGGGCTAATGGCAATCGACCAAGATATGGGAAATCAGCGGCGTTCGGTCAAGACGCTTTCGGGGGGTGAAACTTTTATTCTGAGTTTGGCTTTGGCTCTAGGGTTAAGCGATTTAGCGGCACATAATGTTCGTATTGAAACCTTGTTTATCGACGAAGGTTTTGGGACGCTGGACCCAGAAATACTGGATAAAACAATGGATACGCTGGAGCGACTTCAGCAAGAAAATCAGAGAATGATTGGGATTATATCGCACGTGGAAATGCTGAAAGAACGTATTTCTACTCAGATTCAAATCAAACAAAATGGCAACGGAATGAGTGATATAGAAGTGGTAGGGTAA
- the sbcD gene encoding exonuclease subunit SbcD, producing MKIIHTADWHIGKRLHNFELDEDFQLFINWLTQIIQQEQVELILIAGDVFDFSNPSSHSRQLFYNTMIRLQQLNCKIIITGGNHDSPAMLNAPREILNTINISVLGGMPNDEAEAILPIQNQQNKIELVVHAIPFLREVDLRKATDGISYEDRIKVMQNGIENIYKKSIDLGKRNYPHLPHIAMGHLFTAGVSPSESEREIQIGNQAKFEAQRLGNGFDYIALGHIHKPQKVNAAVPAYYSGSPLPLSFSERTDEKRILLLDTAKGFEPKSIPVPNFRKLIRLNGCLNEIQEKLKNLEVDSTLPSLLEVILEEKDYDTATEDTFLQIINTFKHPHAKIVKSRMIFENRVLGAHELFAQHEHLNDLKPVEILDKMIASQKELKEEDKNHLRQVFHQLLEEIQSE from the coding sequence ATGAAAATTATTCATACTGCCGACTGGCATATTGGCAAACGTCTTCACAATTTTGAGCTTGATGAAGACTTTCAACTTTTCATTAACTGGCTCACTCAAATAATTCAGCAAGAGCAAGTTGAGCTTATTTTAATTGCTGGTGATGTTTTTGATTTCTCTAATCCTTCTTCACATTCCCGTCAGCTGTTTTACAATACAATGATTCGCTTGCAGCAGTTGAATTGCAAAATCATTATCACAGGAGGCAACCACGATTCTCCAGCAATGCTCAACGCCCCGAGAGAGATTTTAAATACAATCAACATCAGCGTTTTGGGCGGAATGCCCAACGATGAAGCGGAGGCCATTTTACCCATTCAGAATCAGCAAAATAAAATAGAACTCGTGGTGCATGCAATTCCCTTTCTGCGTGAGGTTGATTTGCGTAAAGCAACCGATGGCATTTCCTACGAAGACCGAATAAAAGTGATGCAAAACGGCATTGAAAATATCTATAAAAAAAGCATCGATTTAGGAAAAAGAAACTATCCGCATCTCCCACACATCGCCATGGGGCATCTATTCACGGCAGGCGTTTCACCCTCAGAGAGTGAAAGGGAAATTCAGATTGGCAATCAAGCTAAATTTGAAGCACAACGCCTGGGCAATGGATTCGATTATATTGCATTGGGGCACATCCACAAGCCACAGAAAGTCAATGCCGCAGTTCCTGCTTATTATTCAGGTTCGCCTTTACCGCTTTCTTTCAGCGAACGAACAGATGAAAAAAGAATTTTATTGCTCGATACGGCTAAAGGTTTTGAGCCAAAAAGCATCCCAGTTCCAAACTTCAGAAAATTAATAAGGCTGAACGGATGCTTGAATGAAATTCAGGAAAAATTAAAAAATCTTGAAGTAGACAGTACATTACCCAGCTTGCTAGAAGTTATTTTAGAAGAAAAAGATTATGATACTGCAACAGAGGACACATTTTTACAAATTATCAATACCTTTAAGCACCCTCATGCTAAAATCGTCAAAAGCCGAATGATTTTTGAGAATCGAGTTTTGGGAGCACATGAATTGTTCGCCCAACACGAGCACCTCAATGATTTAAAACCAGTAGAAATTTTAGATAAAATGATAGCAAGCCAAAAAGAATTAAAAGAAGAGGATAAAAATCATTTGCGCCAAGTTTTTCATCAATTATTGGAAGAAATTCAAAGCGAATAA
- a CDS encoding aminopeptidase P family protein yields MTTPEKITALREKMKTQGIDAFIIFSADPHMSEYLPSHWQERSWLSGFTGSAGFVIVTTNKAGLWTDSRYFVQAPKELANSGIELYKQGVEGFPDEIEFLKNEVPQGGKVGVNSLTTSHANWEKIKNQLSSKNIVLVDAPLLDEIWTNRPQADSDPVFVHPLEYAGKSIGDKLSAIRSEMQKSEATTHIITALDDVAWTLNLRGNDVVFNPVFLGYILLNKQKAKLFIDKEKITPEVESHLKDADVSVENYSDFFKALKNLKNEKILLSEQSNQAIFEAIQPNNECIIKPAPGNLLKAIKNEKELEGFRKVMVRDGVALVKFFYWLKNSASEENLTEYSLGKKLREFRATGKNFKGESFGSIIGYRGNGAIVHYSAKKEESATIKAEGSILVDSGGQYTEGTTDITRTFALGEVSQAFKDDYTLVLKGMIQLSLAQFPKGTRGTHLDTLARLPLWQQGKDYGHGTGHGVGSFMNVHEGPQNIRKDLNDVALQPGMVLSNEPGLYIEDHYGIRIENLIAVKEKEPTSFGTFYAFETLTLFPIFLEHQANLELLNDTEKQWLNNYHQQVQEALAPHLDGEEKEWLLHITQPI; encoded by the coding sequence ATGACTACACCAGAAAAAATAACTGCACTCCGTGAAAAAATGAAAACACAAGGCATTGATGCTTTTATCATCTTTAGTGCAGACCCACATATGAGCGAATATCTACCCTCGCATTGGCAAGAACGCAGCTGGCTTTCTGGGTTCACAGGGTCGGCTGGTTTTGTGATTGTTACCACAAACAAAGCTGGACTTTGGACTGACTCTCGCTACTTTGTTCAGGCACCTAAAGAATTAGCTAATTCGGGTATTGAGCTTTATAAACAAGGGGTCGAGGGCTTCCCCGATGAGATTGAATTCTTGAAAAATGAAGTTCCCCAAGGTGGAAAAGTAGGCGTCAATTCGCTCACTACTTCACATGCGAATTGGGAAAAAATTAAAAATCAACTGAGTTCAAAAAACATCGTTTTAGTCGATGCACCTTTACTTGATGAAATTTGGACCAATCGCCCTCAGGCCGATAGCGATCCCGTTTTTGTTCACCCGTTGGAATACGCTGGGAAAAGCATCGGAGATAAACTCTCTGCCATCCGTAGCGAAATGCAAAAATCTGAAGCAACAACACACATCATTACCGCTTTGGACGATGTCGCTTGGACATTGAATTTACGGGGCAACGACGTCGTCTTTAATCCCGTTTTTTTAGGCTATATTTTGCTAAATAAGCAAAAGGCAAAACTCTTCATTGACAAAGAAAAAATCACACCCGAAGTTGAAAGTCATTTAAAGGATGCAGACGTAAGCGTAGAAAATTATTCTGATTTCTTTAAAGCCTTAAAAAATTTAAAGAACGAGAAAATCCTGCTTTCTGAGCAAAGCAATCAAGCAATTTTTGAAGCCATTCAACCTAACAATGAATGCATTATAAAACCAGCCCCAGGGAATTTACTAAAAGCCATCAAAAATGAAAAAGAGTTAGAAGGCTTCCGAAAAGTAATGGTGCGTGATGGCGTTGCTTTAGTTAAATTTTTCTACTGGCTCAAAAATTCTGCTTCCGAAGAAAATTTAACCGAGTACAGCCTTGGCAAAAAACTGCGTGAGTTTCGTGCTACTGGCAAAAACTTCAAGGGGGAGAGTTTTGGTAGCATCATCGGCTATCGTGGCAATGGTGCAATTGTTCATTATTCTGCCAAAAAAGAAGAGAGCGCTACAATAAAAGCCGAAGGCTCTATTTTAGTAGATTCAGGTGGACAGTACACTGAGGGAACTACCGACATTACACGGACTTTTGCCTTGGGCGAGGTTTCACAAGCGTTTAAAGATGATTACACATTGGTACTCAAGGGAATGATTCAGCTTTCTTTAGCTCAATTCCCAAAAGGAACAAGAGGAACGCACTTAGATACTTTGGCTCGGCTGCCACTTTGGCAACAAGGCAAAGATTACGGGCACGGAACGGGGCATGGCGTGGGAAGCTTCATGAATGTGCATGAAGGGCCACAAAACATCAGAAAAGACCTCAATGATGTCGCTTTGCAGCCTGGGATGGTGCTCAGCAACGAACCAGGTCTTTACATCGAAGACCACTACGGCATTCGTATTGAAAATTTGATTGCAGTAAAAGAAAAGGAACCCACTTCTTTTGGTACTTTTTATGCCTTTGAAACTTTAACGCTTTTCCCCATTTTCTTAGAGCATCAAGCCAATCTTGAATTATTGAATGACACCGAAAAACAGTGGCTGAATAATTATCATCAGCAAGTGCAGGAAGCGCTAGCTCCACATCTAGACGGCGAAGAAAAAGAGTGGCTTTTACACATTACCCAACCTATCTAA
- a CDS encoding Na+/H+ antiporter NhaC family protein — MKESGSIISIIPLLIFVFTFLGFGIYYNDFYALPSPLAAIAGIVVAFLIFKKDFKSNLADFLKGCGNDKILMMCFIYLLAGAFAMASKATGSIDAIVGLSLTYIPSGFFPVGIFIVASFISFSAGTSVGAIVTLAPLVLGLSVQGAMPLGLTGGSLLTGAMFGDNLSLISDTTIASTQSVGCSMKDKFKANSYIAIPAAFLSIILLSFLGFQSEVSEITLKEIPQNQSILVILPYFIVVLLAILGIHVFISLFIGLLSTILIGFWNESFTILSAAKITYEGFTGMQEIFLLSLFTGGLAYMTEKAGGIQFIIRQVNRLIHSPKTAILGIGSLVSIVNFCVANNTIAILISGNIAKKITQENQIKPEYTASILDIFACYVQGLIPYGAQILILISLSQESLNYIDLMANAYYLHILLVFSLIYFLIIQKSKNLQGLENFDKKVSQKYSSKNLTQL, encoded by the coding sequence ATGAAAGAAAGTGGCAGTATCATCTCCATCATTCCGTTACTTATTTTTGTTTTCACATTTTTAGGATTCGGGATTTACTACAATGACTTTTATGCGCTTCCTTCTCCTTTGGCTGCGATAGCGGGCATTGTTGTCGCCTTTTTGATTTTTAAAAAAGACTTCAAATCCAATTTAGCTGATTTTCTAAAAGGCTGCGGTAACGATAAGATACTCATGATGTGTTTTATTTACCTCTTGGCAGGAGCCTTTGCCATGGCATCAAAAGCGACGGGCAGCATTGATGCCATTGTGGGGCTAAGCTTAACTTATATTCCATCAGGTTTTTTCCCTGTCGGTATTTTTATTGTAGCATCGTTCATATCTTTCTCTGCAGGCACCTCAGTCGGAGCGATTGTCACCTTAGCTCCACTAGTTTTGGGATTATCTGTACAAGGAGCAATGCCGCTGGGGCTGACGGGCGGAAGTTTGCTCACCGGAGCTATGTTTGGCGACAATCTTTCTTTGATTTCTGATACAACAATCGCCTCTACACAGAGCGTCGGTTGCTCGATGAAAGATAAATTTAAAGCCAATAGCTATATCGCCATTCCAGCCGCTTTTTTGAGCATTATTTTATTAAGCTTCTTAGGATTTCAGTCTGAAGTAAGCGAAATCACGCTCAAAGAAATCCCTCAAAATCAAAGCATTTTAGTCATTCTTCCTTATTTTATAGTTGTACTTTTAGCAATCCTAGGCATTCACGTTTTCATCTCTCTTTTCATCGGGCTACTCAGTACTATTTTAATTGGCTTTTGGAACGAAAGCTTCACAATACTGAGCGCTGCAAAAATTACCTACGAGGGCTTCACTGGAATGCAAGAAATTTTCCTACTCTCACTATTCACTGGCGGACTAGCCTATATGACCGAAAAAGCGGGAGGCATTCAGTTTATAATACGGCAGGTCAATCGCCTAATCCATTCACCCAAGACAGCAATTTTGGGTATTGGTAGTCTAGTCAGCATTGTGAATTTTTGTGTAGCAAACAATACAATTGCTATTTTAATCTCAGGAAATATCGCTAAAAAAATCACACAAGAAAACCAAATAAAACCCGAATACACCGCTTCTATATTAGACATTTTTGCTTGCTATGTTCAAGGTTTGATTCCTTATGGAGCACAAATTTTAATATTAATTTCGCTCAGCCAAGAAAGTTTAAATTACATTGATTTGATGGCAAATGCCTATTATTTACATATTCTTTTGGTCTTTAGTTTAATTTATTTTTTAATAATTCAAAAATCAAAAAATTTACAAGGCTTAGAAAATTTCGACAAAAAAGTCTCTCAAAAATATTCTTCTAAAAATTTAACCCAACTCTAA